From one Lotus japonicus ecotype B-129 chromosome 3, LjGifu_v1.2 genomic stretch:
- the LOC130749363 gene encoding uncharacterized protein LOC130749363 isoform X2, translated as MPSQIKLSFEEEILEAPRMTISDISYCTEPCTVSILAKVIEINYDNGWMYNSCFKCLKKVEDVGNKFYCSKCSKMVKSIKRYKVNIYAIDDSGSASLVLFDGSLLPFIGKNAEELQAAMDEAAHGQGYPIELNSMIGEFFMLNIDVTQKNIEDNWQTYTVRKLSHDQAIISKYRLKHNIEDVQNKNCDATQSAHDDQDCTPRVNDPGASTEVCGKRDSDVADLASQDEGERLQASAVKKKLKMATVKVEPNSN; from the exons ATGCCATCCCAGATTAAACTTTCATTTGAGGAAGAAATTCTTGAAGCACCAAGGATGACAATATCAGATATCAGTTATTGCACTGAG CCTTGCACTGTATCTATACTTGCTAAAGTCATTGAGATCAATTATGATAATGGATGGATGTACAACTCATGCTTTAAGTGCTTGAAGAAAGTAGAGGatgttggaaataaattttattgcTCCAAATGCTCTAAAATGGTGAAGTCTATCAAAAG GTATAAGGTCAATATTTATGCCATTGATGACAGCGGTTCCGCATCTTTGGTATTATTTGACGGGTCTCTTTTGCCATTTATTGGAAAAAATGCTGAAGAATTACAAGCTGCTATGGATGAG GCGGCTCATGGTCAGGGGTATCCAATTGAGCTGAATTCAATGATTGGTGAATTTTTTATGCTGAATATTGATGTTACCCAGAAGAACATCGAGGACAATTGGCAAACTTATACAGTGAGGAAGTTGAGTCATGACCAAGCAATAATTTCCAAATACAGGCTTAAGCATAATATAGAG GATGTTCAAAACAAAAACTGTGATGCCACACAGTCAGCTCATGATGACCAG GATTGTACGCCCAGGGTAAATGACCCTGGTGCTTCAACCGAAGTGTGTGGGAAGCGAGATTCTGATGTCGCAGACTTGGCTTCGCAAGATGAAGGCGAAAGGCTGCAAGCATCTGCTGTGAAGAAAAAACTCAAGATGGCCACTGTTAAAGTGGAGCCAAATTCAAACTAG
- the LOC130749363 gene encoding uncharacterized protein LOC130749363 isoform X1: MPSQIKLSFEEEILEAPRMTISDISYCTEPCTVSILAKVIEINYDNGWMYNSCFKCLKKVEDVGNKFYCSKCSKMVKSIKRYKVNIYAIDDSGSASLVLFDGSLLPFIGKNAEELQAAMDEAAHGQGYPIELNSMIGEFFMLNIDVTQKNIEDNWQTYTVRKLSHDQAIISKYRLKHNIEDVQNKNCDATQSAHDDQGTPSQQPYDLSKDCTPRVNDPGASTEVCGKRDSDVADLASQDEGERLQASAVKKKLKMATVKVEPNSN, from the exons ATGCCATCCCAGATTAAACTTTCATTTGAGGAAGAAATTCTTGAAGCACCAAGGATGACAATATCAGATATCAGTTATTGCACTGAG CCTTGCACTGTATCTATACTTGCTAAAGTCATTGAGATCAATTATGATAATGGATGGATGTACAACTCATGCTTTAAGTGCTTGAAGAAAGTAGAGGatgttggaaataaattttattgcTCCAAATGCTCTAAAATGGTGAAGTCTATCAAAAG GTATAAGGTCAATATTTATGCCATTGATGACAGCGGTTCCGCATCTTTGGTATTATTTGACGGGTCTCTTTTGCCATTTATTGGAAAAAATGCTGAAGAATTACAAGCTGCTATGGATGAG GCGGCTCATGGTCAGGGGTATCCAATTGAGCTGAATTCAATGATTGGTGAATTTTTTATGCTGAATATTGATGTTACCCAGAAGAACATCGAGGACAATTGGCAAACTTATACAGTGAGGAAGTTGAGTCATGACCAAGCAATAATTTCCAAATACAGGCTTAAGCATAATATAGAG GATGTTCAAAACAAAAACTGTGATGCCACACAGTCAGCTCATGATGACCAG GGAACACCTTCACAACAACCATATGATCTATCAAAG GATTGTACGCCCAGGGTAAATGACCCTGGTGCTTCAACCGAAGTGTGTGGGAAGCGAGATTCTGATGTCGCAGACTTGGCTTCGCAAGATGAAGGCGAAAGGCTGCAAGCATCTGCTGTGAAGAAAAAACTCAAGATGGCCACTGTTAAAGTGGAGCCAAATTCAAACTAG